In Massilia antarctica, the following are encoded in one genomic region:
- a CDS encoding Crp/Fnr family transcriptional regulator: MTNQTQTLIDHLRSTIWARTLTSAEMIRVEADCFEQFVPKGGFVCRKGEALDNWVGIIEGLVKINNFSPSGKNVTFAGVPTGGWFGEGSLLKDQTRKYDVMALRDTRVARMPRETFEWLLEVSLPFTRFLLMQLNERLGQFIGQVENDRMLDIDTRVARCLAAMFNSHLYPGLEKLVQISQEEIGYLSGASRQRANQALQLLEKEGLVRLDYGGIRVLDLEGLRHFQA; the protein is encoded by the coding sequence ATGACAAACCAGACACAGACATTAATAGATCACCTGCGCTCGACCATATGGGCCCGCACCCTCACCAGCGCCGAGATGATCCGGGTCGAAGCCGACTGCTTCGAGCAGTTCGTGCCCAAGGGCGGCTTCGTATGCCGCAAGGGTGAGGCGCTGGACAACTGGGTCGGCATTATCGAGGGCCTGGTCAAGATCAACAATTTTTCGCCGTCCGGTAAAAACGTCACCTTCGCCGGCGTGCCCACCGGCGGCTGGTTCGGCGAAGGCTCGCTGCTCAAGGACCAGACCCGCAAATACGATGTGATGGCGCTGCGCGATACGCGCGTGGCGCGCATGCCGCGCGAAACGTTCGAGTGGCTGCTGGAAGTGAGCCTGCCGTTCACGCGCTTCCTGCTGATGCAGCTGAACGAACGCCTGGGCCAGTTCATCGGCCAGGTCGAAAACGACCGCATGCTCGATATCGATACCCGCGTGGCGCGCTGCCTGGCCGCCATGTTCAATTCGCACCTGTACCCGGGACTGGAAAAGCTGGTGCAGATTTCGCAGGAAGAAATCGGCTACCTGTCGGGCGCCTCGCGCCAGCGCGCCAACCAGGCCTTGCAACTGCTGGAGAAGGAAGGGCTGGTAAGGCTCGATTACGGCGGCATCCGGGTGCTCGACCTGGAAGGGCTGCGCCACTTCCAGGCATGA